TGTATTTTCCAGCGCATATCAGAGAAGTGCTGCATTTACAGTTGCTGTCTTTCAGGTGGGCTGTTGACTTGCTACTCTCCATTCCTGTTTAGATGGATAACTTTTCAGAGAAAACCCAGGATTGTTTCTGTGTCCTGAATAGCACTTGCTAACCAATAATTTATCTATGACATTCTTGGGACAGTGCTGTGTACAGATTGGCTGTAGTTTTCAACCTACATAACAGTAGTGACTACATTTAATTGTCCCTGAAATTCTTTGGGACATCATAATTCCAATTATGTAAGTTCCTTCCCCTATCATTTAGCAGGGAGGCCAATGATTGAAAGTTAAAAAGGAATAGTATACTACTCAAATAGTTGCAATGTGGAGATTCTTTGATAAGAGACATATACAGTCAGGTAGGGTGCTAATATTCTATTACACGAATTTGGCACACTGTGTACTTCATAACATCAGTAGTTATTTTgtataaatttgaaaaaaaaaaggaaaattgctgatgatattggATTCAGTGTGTACTGGGAACACCAGGACCATCGTGATTTGCATACCTAGTAGGGTTGAGACAAGGCTAGGATATTTGTAAACCAAGTTGATAGTCCAATGATTGGGATCTTCTACAGTGGCATTGAGTTAGATGTTTAAGACGGATTGCAATTTGTTCTCTAACCATTCATATACAACCAACCATCACGTGCAAGGGTGTTTAAAAATTTATGGTGTTTTGTTTTGCGAGACTTTTAATCTTGTAAGTTGTTTATTTGATGCAGGGTGGCAAAGTTCTCTATTTGAAGCCTTTGTTTTGTGTAGTGCCCATATACAGTCCTGGTTGTAATTTGTAATATGTGAATGATGAATATCCTACTACCTGGTCCATGCTCATTTTGCAACTGAACGCACTTGTTGAGTGCAGTGTGCAATCCAATTGTCTTCTGATCTttttaatgagatttgattttatttgcatTGTAGGTTTTCTCATAACTCCACTCTGGAGACCAAAGTTGACTGGTCCTAGAAATTCAGAAGATTCCACAGTGGATGTTGAACCAATGTGGACTAAGTAGAATTGTTatttgagttgaatgatcatTGCATTAGAATAAGGTTTTTCCCAACTGTGGGAAGTTGAAAGTAATCTAAATTATTTCCCAgtgctttttaaaaagtggagTTGGTTTCCTTTTATAGAAGTGATGTCATGTCATGTCCAAGCATTTCTGGATGTGATCTGATTTGTGTTATTAATTACTTTTAATCCATGAGCAGAATTTAAAAATGATTCTAGCTCTCTACTAAGCTTCACGGCTTTATTTGATAGCATAGATCAGAATATATTTAGTATTTTGCAGAGTTAGATCAAGAAAGACTTTGAAAACACCTTGCAGTTACTCCAGGCAAGTTATCCATGTGTCTGAGATATTGAACCTTGAAGTTAAACTTTTACACTACCTGCTCACAGAGCCTTCAATGTATAAGCTAAAAAAGGTACTCTGTTAAATTGTAATCTGTTTACAGCAAGGAAAAAAGTTACTTTTATGGAAAAGTTACTCATTAAGTTTAAGCAAAGAGGCTATTAAACTCTGCCTTGGATCCAGTCCATTTTCTgtgtttacatttttttaaaaatcccttctTACAACCAGAAGATTGAGGAGCCGTAGCTAATCAATTTGCCCCAAGGTCTGAACCCTCAAACCCAGCAAATTCTGAAAACGTGACATTGTCTTGGTGTGAAAATATACCAGGGAAACAGCAAGTTCAAGATGTTTAAACTGTTTCTTTATTTTCGTCTCCATTGTTCTTTTCATTCTACTTCTCCTGTAAACACCAATAAGATTTTtatttggagtttttaaaaaatgccattaGTCATAGTTCTGGGGTGATTACACTGGTTTAATCTCGATCAGGAATTATTAGATCAATTTACCTGACTAGTGCAGATAGATATGAAAGTTGGTTCCATCCCATCCCAAAATATTGAATAATGTAAGTGTGTTTTGCCAGTGATCATGTGTTGCATTGTCTCCAGCACTGGACAAGCAAAGCCCACTTTGGTTCAGTTTGCCCACTGCTGATATATAGATTTTTGCACCTTGTTTCCTGCCTTTGCTAACTTACTCAAGTATATTCATACAGATGTGTAATGTAGTGAGGTTAAACAGACTGGAAAAGACAGATCCTTTATTATGTCACTAATATTGAATGGTACAACTTTTGAGGCATAAATAATTCGAAAGATCCTCAAGGAGAAATTTCACTACTTGTATAATATACTATAAACCTAATAGTATGTATATTAATGTTGATGCAATCTTTAGGAGCTTCACTGTTGATGCTTATCCATGCATGTTTTGTGTTTATACAGTGTAAATGCAGTGTTTATTGTATATAATTTAATGTAAATAGAATGGAATTAATAAAGGCATTGGTCTCCTTTTCCCCGTCTGGAGGAGTAAAAGCTTATTGTTCTGCTCTTTGAGAGGTGTAAccatttctctgcatcttcgTCTACTTGACAATCTTTAGGAAcaatttgaaagacatttagtTCAAGCGCAACTGAATGCAGGCAACAGATTTGTGAAATAAATAGCTAACCCTGGCCGCACTCCTGTGTCACTGCCCCGCTTGGGAATGACAGTAggtatgattttttttccccttgggGCGCGGTGCAATGCCCGCTTCCCATTGGTTTTATTGGGAGGGGGGCGTGATGTAAGAGGCAGCCCGAGTGGTGATTGACATACCACCGAGTCCCAGCTGCCGGCAATCGCCTCCGGTCCTCGGAGCAGCGTCTCTGTTGCAGTCCCAGCCCCGGAGAGGGACTGGCTCGGCTCGGCCCGGACCGGGGTGATGCAACAGCGCAGGCAGGCTCTGGACTTTGCGCTAGGCGGCGCGGCGGCAGCCGGGGCTTGTGTGCTGACCAACCCCCTGGAGGTGGTGAAGACTCGGATGCAGCTGCAGGGCGAGCTCCGTGCCCGTGGCTCCTACCCCCGGCTCTACCGCAACGCCTTCCACGCCCTGGTGCTCATCGGCCGGGAGGACGGGCTGCTCGGGCTGCAGAAGGGGCTGGGGGCCGCCATCCTCTACCAGGCGCTGATGAATGGGGTCCGGCTCGGTGCCTACTCCCAGCTGGAGGCGCTGGGCTTTACCCGGGAGCAGGGCGGCAGAGTGAGCGCCAGCTGCAGTATCGCGGCGGGGGCAGCTGCCGGAGCTATGGGCGCTGTGGTAGGCAGCCCTGCCTATCTGGTGAGTCTCTTGGTGTTCGCTATCACCTGATACTGGGGCTTGTTCATCCCTGtccagatgctgacagatctctGCTGTGTCttcaggattttctgtttttatttcacatctccGCCATCCAGTGTACTTTGTTTTGTGCCACCCCGCTAAACCCCCTGTATAACTCAGTCGGTGGTTATTTCTGGATAAACTTGCAGAGTTGTCAACATTCAGCAGCAATGCTCGTCAATAATATCAACACTCGGGGTCATTAGTTTGAGGTGACTGAGCAAGTCCCTTTCCGTTTCTCTCAACCAGGTTTCCAGTTTGCACCGGGACGTACCTGACACCTTTCGGGGAAAGAGAGGAACGTAGTGTTCCTTTTTTCTTTAGTCGCAGTGGAATTTCGCATATTTGAAAACCAGATTTGGCGAGAATGATATTAATCCGTATTTGTTAAAGTTTGGAGCCACTGATGTTGCCTGTGTATGGAAATATCGCATGGCAGCAGTATCAGAGGCTGTGGCTTCGCCGAACTTTGTTCGTTTAATGTGTTCTTCATTGTAGTTTATCTCAGTGAGTGATATATTTATGCAGACGACTGTACTTAGTTGGTGTGATCTGAGCTTTAACAGTTTGGAGATACGTCCCTCTACATTATTACACCTTGCACCCTCTGACTCCCACGTGTAAAAAGAACCTTTAAAACAGCCGTGTGTCCCTTGCCCTGCTGTGTAATATTAATTACTTTATGAATCTAACGGGGAAGATTAAACTGGAATTAAACTTATTAAACTGGAacgggtgcagaaaagatttgcaagaatgttacCCTAAAAGTTTagagttacaaggagagactggataggctggagctgttttcccctggagtgtacCACGCTGAGGTGGGACCTTTATTGAGGTtgataacatcatgaggggccatagatatggtgaatagcccaaggccttttccctagggtaggggagtccgaaactggagggcacaggtttaaggggagaggcagaagatttaaaagggacctaaggggtagctTCATCACACATAGGAATGCatacatggaacgagctgccgaagtggtagaggcgagtacaattacaacacttaaaagacatttggacagattcatggaaaggaaaggtttagagggacacaggccaaatgcagacaaatctAACTAAACCgcttaggaaacctggttgtTATTGAAGAGTTGAGCCGAAACAccagtttctgtactgtacacAAGTGGAAATTGTAACAATTTCACAGGCAAGTCTCTgaaaggaaagttttaaagaaaaaaagacCTACCACCTTGGTATAAAAACTTAGCAAAGCACTTCCTGCCCCAGCGCCTCCAATAAATTGATCCATTCACTAAGGGGCATATTCTGTCATGTCGAGTAACAGCTGAACAGTGACCAGCATCATTTGAAGGCtaacactgtgtagagctggataaacacagcaggccgagcaggaaagctgatgtttcaggcctagacctttcttcagaaatgggggaggggggatctgaaataaatagggagagagggggaggcagatagaagatggatagaggagaagataggtggagaggcctgtctcctctccacctatattctcctctatctatcttctccccacctccccctctctccctatttatttcagattcccccctcccccatttctgaagaagggtctcgtcaaacgtcaaacttttctgctcctctgctgcttggcctgctgtgttcatccagctctacaccttgttacctcagattctccagcatctgctgttcctactatgtCTGTTAGAACAGCACTTTGTTTTCCACTTAGGGGGTCCTTCTGGACTCAGTaatgagttcaacaattttagggcttcagcaccttctcccatgtgtTTGCCCAACCTCCCCAAagcaggccttgtcatcacatgggtcACCTACACCAACAACCCATTATCAGCCTCCATTATTCATTCCCCAGGCTGACCTTAGCCCAGTCGTTTGCCTGCCCAACTGATTTTCATGCTCTCTCTGGGCTCCGTCTCCACCTATTTTTTACTGTGCTCTCTACAATCAATTAAGACGGCGGATCCAAAACGCTAATTCTGCtctttctccaaagatgctgtccgAACTGcagagttttcccagcaatttctgattttgtttctaatttccagcatctacagctcttttttttgttttacgtGGAAATGTTACCTTTCTGCCAGCTCCCCTCAAAGCCACAAACTGGCCTGAATTAGAAATGTACCACCATTCCTTAAgtgccactggatcaaaatccttccTTAATAGTTAATAAAAATACATCTCGACGACCCTCTTGATTTGTGTTTCCCACTTTGCCCTCTTTCTTAGAGGCCTTTTTCACTTTGTTGTTTGCAACCTGCGGCTCCCCTCCAGATTGTTCTGTGTCTGAGAGCTGCAGGAGTGTGCTGGAGAAATGTGAAGCAAAAGCTCGTGGTAAGATGACGCACAACTTGGGAATTAAAAGCCTGAAGTTTGTTGGGTACCTGGAAGACAAAAGTCTGAGATGATGTATTCTTAATTGCATCCTTCACTCATTGGGTTTGCTTTCTTGCTTAGGTAGCAGATTGTGTTTCCTAAACAGGGCAGTAGTAATAGCTGACCCATGTGATGATCCTAGTAACAATAAGGAGGACAAGGGGTCTGTTAGCAATCATATTTGTGACAGTGCAAGTTACTATGATAAGTGACAGGAGAAGCTATCAGTGTGAAAGGTGTGAGAATCCAGAAGCACAGGTCAATATAAGGAATTCCAGGAACAGCTGAAACAGCTGCTGGCCTGAAGAACTGCACCAGGGAGTAGTTTGCGTTTTAGTCGTTGGTTTAGTTAATGGATCTTAGGGATAGATCTACTGTGGCCATCTTTTGTTGGTACATCCATTCTTGGGGATCTCTATGGAAACACTTACTACATCAATCAAAAACCATCAGCAGTTCTGTACCTTCCTCATGTATATTCATATGAAGTAGGAACAGGTTTAGGGCAATTAACTCCTTGATTCTGCAgtgccatttgataagattatggctgatctggttgtagCCTTCCCTCCGTTTTCCTGCCATGCCCTCGGATTCCTGACTAACATGGGAGGTAATTACCTctaccttgaaaatattcaaggacccTCCCTCCATAGCTTTGTGGGGAAAGAGATTCCACAAGTGCTCAAACctcaaaggggaaaaaaaaatctcctgatgtacattttaaaaagactttTTATGTGTTTATGTCACTGTGTCCACTAGTTCTAATGTCTCCCGCAACGGGaaaacatcatctcagcattCAGTCTATTAAGGCCACCCGGGATCTTACAAAATAAAAGTTTTGGAGAAActtagcgggtctggcagcatctgaggagagacaAAGTTAATGTTACCAGTCTAAAAggattcttcttctgaagaagagtcatactagacccaaaatgttatctctgtttctctctccatacatATTTCAATTTCACATCTCCAggagtattttgctttaatttcaggATTTTATACAGTTCAATAGAagcacctctcaatcttctccaAAGGATACAAGACCAAACTGTTGAACCTTTCTTCGTAAGGAGGTCTctccatcccaggaatcactGCAGGTTACCTTGCCTGAACTTCTCATGAGTTATGTCTTTcattaaataaggaaaccaaaacagaagtctCACTCATGCCTTGTACAATTGTAGTTGATCTTCCCTCGTTTTATGTTTCATTCCAGTTGCTGCCTTAATCACTtgtgtgctcctgggatgctgctgggcctgctgtgttcatccagcctcacgttttattatcttggattctccagcatctgcagttcccattatcactgcctatATGCTAATTTGTTTTCTGATTCAATTTCCAGGACACCCAGATTactcaagtttaacaatgtcaCAGAGAACTGTCTCTACGTTGAGCTAGTGTAAGAATTGAACAGTTGAAACTGAATAACAAGTTTAATTAGTGTCAAATAATTTGCAACAAAAAGTTGACATTCAGTGGTGCTTCCATCACTGCATTGGACaggccatataaatacagtagctataagaccagatcagaggctaggaatcctgcagtaactcaccccctgacatCCCATCTACTCCACCAACTACAAGACCTAAGTCAGTAGTGGAATGGAATACTGCCCATtagcctggatgggtgcagttcctaTAGCTCTCAAGAtgttgacaccatccatgacaaagcagctcctttggcatcacatccacaagattcactccctccaccactgacactcagatGGCAGCAGTCACAATACTCACTAATGAGTATTATTGCCCACCTAGGAAATTCTGTTCCATGAAGACAACTTACGTGGCTCACCTTTTTAAAGGTGGGAATGCTGCTACACATCAGCAGACACATGGTCCTTTACAGAAGATAGATCCAGTTCTAATGGCAAGGAATCCTTGATGACTGGGGATCTCCCTACTGCTGCAGCCTTTATCCACtgtccctttattcattcagaggatgagggtgtcgctggtcaggcaacattcattgtccattcctaattgcccagagggcagctcagagtcaaccacattgctgtgggtctggagtcacatgtagtccagactaggtgaggacggcagtttccttcccgaaaggacaattgtgaaccagatgggtgtttcctAACAattgattcattgtcatcattagattcttact
The sequence above is a segment of the Stegostoma tigrinum isolate sSteTig4 chromosome 28, sSteTig4.hap1, whole genome shotgun sequence genome. Coding sequences within it:
- the LOC125466491 gene encoding solute carrier family 25 member 35-like isoform X2, which encodes MQQRRQALDFALGGAAAAGACVLTNPLEVVKTRMQLQGELRARGSYPRLYRNAFHALVLIGREDGLLGLQKGLGAAILYQALMNGVRLGAYSQLEALGFTREQGGRVSASCSIAAGAAAGAMGAVVGSPAYLVKTHLQAQSAAVIAVGHQHNHQGVTTAFLTIYRQQGIMGLWRGVSAAVPRVMVGSAAQLATFDSAKQLVKDQQWFSNDSWMVGLAGGMMSSIAVVITMTPFDVISTRLYNQPVNEVGKALQRILGLLAEGLM